The following proteins come from a genomic window of Campylobacter coli 76339:
- a CDS encoding DNA topoisomerase I, which translates to MKKNLIIVESPAKAKTIGNFLGKEYEVIASKGHIRDLPKSSFGIKIENDEFIPEYRITSDHSALVKELKEKAKGAKEIYLATDEDREGEAIAYHIAKAIGKDENVLPRIVFHEITKNAIENALKNPRKLDMNSVNAQQTRRLLDRIVGYKLSPLLGQKIQRGLSAGRVQSAALKIIVDREKEIRAFVPLEYFSIDMMFQKDLDAELVEFDKVKIEKLTLTNKDRAKLVFEACKNENYAISDIESKERKIAPPPPFMTSTLQQSASNRLGFNPKKTMMIAQKLYEGVNTHEGVMGVITYMRTDSLNLAKEAVENARKFIQSNFGKDYLPSKANVYTTKAKGAQEAHEAIRPTNLNFTPEIAAKFLDKDELKLYALIYNRFLACQMNPAISQTQNVFVKNDRAVFKISGRKILFDGYYKVYGDMDKDKILPNLKISENLKVQNLEMNSHFTEPPSRYSEAGLVKKLESLGIGRPSTYAPTISILTSRDYVKIDKKQLIPSEVAFSVTEVLEKNFSDIVDSKFTSNLENTLDEIAEDKASWQETLKEFYYPFMRKIEEGKTKIASQKTVTKLGENCPDCGGELAIRKGRFGEFVACLNFPKCKYSRNLKNESKNEAEVSASKAKANSTGIACPSCKEGEIVERFSKRGKFYGCSAYPKCNFISKYKPSDEKCEECGENLVIKELKKGTFLECLKCKIKKEIKD; encoded by the coding sequence ATGAAAAAAAATTTGATTATAGTGGAATCTCCTGCAAAAGCAAAAACTATAGGCAATTTTTTAGGCAAAGAATATGAAGTCATAGCTTCTAAAGGACATATAAGGGATCTACCTAAATCAAGTTTTGGTATAAAAATAGAAAATGATGAATTTATCCCCGAGTATAGAATCACAAGTGATCATAGTGCTTTAGTTAAAGAACTTAAGGAAAAAGCAAAGGGAGCAAAAGAGATTTATTTGGCAACCGATGAGGATAGAGAGGGTGAGGCTATAGCTTATCATATTGCCAAAGCTATAGGCAAAGATGAGAATGTTTTACCGCGTATTGTTTTTCATGAGATTACTAAAAATGCTATTGAAAACGCTCTAAAAAATCCTAGAAAACTTGATATGAATTCTGTTAATGCTCAGCAAACTAGGCGTTTATTAGATCGTATTGTAGGGTATAAATTAAGTCCTTTATTAGGACAAAAAATTCAAAGAGGTTTAAGCGCGGGTCGTGTTCAAAGTGCAGCTTTAAAGATTATCGTTGATCGTGAGAAAGAAATTCGCGCTTTTGTTCCTTTGGAATATTTTAGTATAGATATGATGTTTCAAAAGGATTTGGACGCAGAACTTGTTGAATTTGATAAGGTAAAGATAGAAAAGCTTACCCTTACAAATAAAGATCGTGCAAAACTTGTTTTTGAAGCGTGTAAAAATGAAAATTATGCTATAAGTGATATAGAAAGCAAAGAAAGAAAAATCGCTCCACCTCCACCTTTTATGACTTCAACCCTACAACAAAGCGCAAGCAATCGTTTGGGATTTAACCCTAAAAAAACTATGATGATAGCTCAAAAGCTTTATGAAGGGGTAAATACCCATGAGGGCGTGATGGGGGTGATTACCTATATGAGAACAGATAGTTTGAATTTAGCCAAAGAAGCAGTTGAAAATGCAAGAAAATTTATACAGTCAAATTTTGGCAAAGACTATCTTCCAAGCAAAGCAAATGTTTATACTACAAAAGCTAAAGGCGCACAAGAAGCTCACGAAGCTATACGCCCTACTAATTTAAATTTTACTCCAGAAATCGCAGCTAAATTTTTAGATAAAGACGAATTAAAGCTCTATGCACTTATCTACAATCGTTTTTTAGCTTGTCAGATGAATCCTGCTATCTCTCAAACTCAAAATGTTTTTGTAAAAAACGACAGGGCAGTGTTTAAGATAAGCGGTAGAAAAATTCTTTTTGATGGGTATTATAAAGTTTATGGTGATATGGATAAGGATAAAATTTTACCAAATCTTAAAATTAGTGAAAATTTAAAAGTGCAAAATTTAGAAATGAATTCACATTTTACAGAACCTCCTTCAAGATACTCTGAAGCTGGACTTGTGAAGAAACTTGAAAGCTTAGGTATAGGTCGCCCTTCAACCTATGCACCGACTATTTCTATACTTACAAGCCGTGATTATGTAAAAATCGATAAAAAACAACTCATTCCTAGTGAAGTTGCTTTTAGTGTAACTGAAGTACTTGAAAAAAATTTCAGCGATATAGTAGATAGCAAATTTACTTCAAATCTTGAAAATACTTTAGATGAGATCGCAGAAGATAAGGCGAGTTGGCAAGAAACCTTAAAAGAATTTTACTATCCTTTTATGAGAAAGATCGAAGAAGGAAAAACAAAAATCGCAAGTCAAAAAACGGTGACTAAATTAGGTGAAAATTGCCCTGATTGTGGCGGTGAGCTTGCGATTAGAAAAGGGCGCTTTGGAGAATTTGTAGCTTGTTTAAATTTTCCAAAATGCAAATATTCAAGAAATTTAAAAAATGAAAGCAAGAATGAAGCTGAAGTAAGTGCTAGCAAGGCTAAAGCAAATAGCACAGGCATTGCTTGTCCAAGTTGTAAAGAGGGTGAGATAGTGGAGCGTTTTTCAAAGCGTGGTAAATTTTATGGTTGTAGCGCTTATCCAAAATGCAATTTTATAAGTAAATATAAACCAAGCGATGAAAAATGTGAAGAGTGTGGAGAAAATTTGGTGATAAAAGAGTTAAAAAAAGGTACATTTTTAGAATGTTTAAAATGCAAAATTAAAAAAGAAATAAAGGATTGA
- a CDS encoding Putative efflux protein has translation MKKKYYKFHPDDTKLDKKMVEITEKSGFKIAVFSMAAMTMLGSVVISSALPAINRHFEDILIQSGASIETNFTLAHLDILVRLVLTLPAIFVVILSPFAGILMDKLGKLKFVFPAMIIWTLSGVSGFFLNDIYAILASRAIFGIATAFIMTGASALLGDYYSHGGFNRRENALSLQGFFCAVGGAVFISIAGFVSSYSWRYPFLVYGLGILITLVAMVYLFEPRKFKFYNHTKMEEKTNYWKFFPIYFIGFFIMVVYYISPTQLPYYIEEHLGLDPKFIGISMSISALCYGVFSLSYKHIMRFLSIKMIYVATLFIVGCSFLILFLIDDFIAVLFALALLGMGGGIMLVNNTAYLFSICPENARARAYGILASCIFLGQFLSPIISQPIVRQLGLVDAFLIWAILNFVVCIVFLFLKQR, from the coding sequence ATGAAGAAAAAATATTATAAATTTCACCCCGACGATACAAAGCTAGATAAAAAAATGGTTGAAATCACAGAAAAATCAGGTTTTAAAATCGCAGTGTTTTCTATGGCGGCAATGACTATGCTAGGAAGCGTGGTAATCTCATCAGCACTACCTGCAATCAACAGACACTTTGAAGATATTTTAATCCAATCAGGTGCTAGCATAGAAACAAATTTTACTCTGGCGCATCTTGATATTTTGGTGCGTTTGGTATTAACCCTACCTGCTATTTTTGTTGTGATTTTATCTCCTTTTGCAGGAATTTTAATGGATAAACTGGGTAAATTAAAATTTGTTTTTCCTGCTATGATAATTTGGACTTTATCAGGAGTAAGTGGCTTTTTTCTAAATGATATCTACGCCATACTTGCTTCAAGAGCCATTTTTGGTATAGCAACGGCTTTTATAATGACAGGTGCTTCGGCTTTACTAGGGGATTATTATAGCCACGGTGGTTTTAACCGTAGAGAAAATGCTTTAAGTCTTCAAGGCTTTTTTTGTGCGGTAGGTGGTGCAGTATTTATCTCTATAGCGGGTTTTGTTTCAAGTTATTCTTGGCGCTATCCTTTTTTGGTTTATGGGCTTGGAATTTTAATCACCCTCGTAGCGATGGTATATCTTTTTGAGCCAAGAAAATTCAAATTTTATAACCATACAAAGATGGAAGAAAAAACCAATTATTGGAAATTTTTTCCTATTTATTTTATAGGATTTTTTATAATGGTGGTTTATTATATATCCCCTACACAGCTTCCTTATTATATAGAAGAGCATCTAGGCTTAGATCCTAAATTTATAGGAATTTCGATGTCAATTTCTGCACTTTGCTATGGTGTTTTTTCTCTAAGCTATAAGCATATCATGCGTTTTTTAAGTATTAAAATGATTTATGTTGCTACTTTATTTATCGTGGGTTGTTCTTTTTTGATACTCTTTTTGATTGATGATTTTATCGCTGTTTTATTTGCTTTAGCCTTGCTTGGAATGGGTGGAGGTATCATGCTTGTAAATAACACTGCTTATCTTTTTTCAATATGTCCTGAAAATGCACGAGCTAGGGCTTATGGAATTTTAGCTAGTTGTATATTTTTAGGGCAATTTTTAAGCCCGATTATCTCTCAGCCTATAGTAAGACAATTAGGTCTTGTTGATGCTTTTTTGATATGGGCTATTTTAAATTTTGTAGTTTGTATCGTATTTTTATTTTTAAAACAAAGATAA
- a CDS encoding Preprotein translocase secY subunit (TC 3.A.5.1.1) encodes MNKALTNKILITLAFLFAYRVLAYVPVPGVNADVIAEFFNNNQNNALGLFNVFSGGAAERFSIISLGIMPYITASIIMELLAATFPNIGKMKKERDGMQKYMQIIRYATIVITLVQSIGVAIGLQSLHGRGGAGAIMIENLNMFIALCAISMLAGTMLLMWIGEQITQRGIGNGISLIIFAGIVSGIPRAISGTVGQINSGEMNFLTAFAILALILITIGVIIYVELGERRIPISYSRKVVMQNQNKRIMNYIPIKINLSGVIPPIFASAILMFPTTILQTSTNPYLQAINDFLNPNGYLFHVLTFLFVIFFAYFYASIVFNAKDIAENLKKQGGFIPGIRPGEGTANYLNEVASRLTLSGSIYLGLVATLPWVLVKFMGVPFHFGGTSVLIVVQVALDTMRKIEAQIYMNKYQTLSAIGL; translated from the coding sequence ATGAATAAGGCATTGACGAATAAGATTTTAATCACCTTAGCTTTCTTGTTTGCTTATAGGGTTCTGGCTTATGTGCCAGTTCCTGGCGTCAATGCTGATGTGATTGCAGAATTTTTTAACAATAATCAAAACAATGCTTTGGGTTTATTTAATGTTTTTAGTGGTGGGGCGGCAGAACGCTTTTCTATCATCTCTTTAGGTATCATGCCTTATATTACTGCTTCGATTATCATGGAGCTTTTAGCAGCTACTTTCCCAAATATCGGTAAAATGAAAAAAGAACGCGATGGTATGCAAAAATATATGCAAATTATCCGTTATGCAACTATAGTAATCACTTTAGTTCAAAGTATCGGTGTGGCTATAGGGCTTCAAAGCTTACACGGAAGAGGTGGAGCAGGCGCTATAATGATAGAAAATTTAAATATGTTTATTGCGCTTTGTGCAATTTCTATGCTTGCAGGAACTATGCTTTTGATGTGGATAGGTGAGCAAATCACGCAAAGAGGTATAGGAAATGGTATTTCTTTGATTATCTTTGCAGGTATTGTTTCAGGAATTCCAAGAGCTATTTCGGGTACAGTAGGGCAGATTAATTCAGGTGAAATGAATTTCTTAACTGCTTTTGCTATCCTTGCTTTAATTTTAATCACTATTGGCGTGATTATATATGTAGAACTTGGAGAAAGAAGAATTCCTATCTCTTACTCGCGTAAAGTAGTAATGCAAAATCAAAATAAGCGTATTATGAATTATATTCCAATTAAAATCAATTTAAGTGGAGTTATTCCGCCGATTTTTGCTAGTGCAATTTTAATGTTTCCTACGACTATTTTGCAAACAAGTACAAATCCGTATTTGCAAGCTATCAATGACTTTTTGAATCCAAATGGTTATTTATTTCATGTTTTGACTTTCTTGTTTGTGATTTTCTTTGCGTATTTTTATGCTTCTATAGTGTTTAATGCTAAAGATATAGCGGAAAATCTTAAAAAACAAGGGGGTTTTATCCCTGGAATTCGTCCAGGCGAAGGGACAGCGAATTATCTTAATGAAGTAGCTTCTCGTCTTACTTTATCGGGTTCTATTTATTTAGGGCTTGTAGCAACCTTACCTTGGGTTTTGGTTAAATTTATGGGTGTACCTTTTCATTTTGGAGGTACTTCGGTACTGATTGTGGTTCAAGTTGCATTGGATACAATGAGAAAAATCGAAGCTCAAATTTATATGAACAAATACCAAACCTTAAGCGCAATAGGTTTATAA
- a CDS encoding LSU ribosomal protein L15p (L27Ae) — protein MNLTKAAGSTHKTKRIGRGQGSGMGKTATKGGKGQTARKGYNEKRGFEGGQQPLQRRLPKVGFTSKIAKPYVINVEKITAVKELNEITIESIKSVHKISKSVTKIKLIGASAKDLASKIKDENISVTGSK, from the coding sequence ATGAATTTGACAAAAGCAGCGGGATCAACGCATAAAACCAAAAGAATAGGCCGTGGCCAAGGAAGTGGAATGGGTAAAACCGCCACTAAAGGGGGCAAAGGTCAAACCGCTAGAAAGGGTTATAATGAAAAAAGAGGTTTTGAAGGAGGTCAGCAACCTCTTCAAAGAAGATTACCAAAAGTTGGTTTTACTTCTAAAATCGCAAAACCTTATGTGATTAATGTTGAAAAAATCACAGCTGTAAAAGAACTTAATGAAATTACAATTGAAAGCATCAAAAGCGTTCATAAAATTTCAAAGTCTGTTACTAAAATTAAATTAATCGGTGCAAGCGCAAAAGACTTAGCATCAAAAATTAAAGACGAGAATATCAGCGTCACCGGATCAAAATAA
- a CDS encoding SSU ribosomal protein S5p (S2e): MEKYNREEFEEVIVDIGRVTKVVKGGRRFRFTALVIVGNRKGLVGVGYGKAKEVPDAIRKAVDDAFKNIVEVKTKGSTIAHDVEVKYNASRILLKPASEGTGVIAGGSTRPIVELAGIKDILTKSLGSNNSANVVRATIKALTMLKG, from the coding sequence ATGGAAAAATATAATAGAGAAGAATTTGAAGAAGTAATCGTCGATATCGGCAGAGTTACTAAGGTTGTTAAAGGTGGTAGAAGATTTAGATTTACTGCTTTAGTTATTGTTGGAAACCGCAAAGGTTTAGTAGGTGTTGGTTATGGCAAGGCTAAAGAAGTTCCTGATGCTATTCGCAAAGCAGTTGATGATGCATTTAAAAATATCGTTGAAGTAAAAACCAAAGGATCAACTATTGCTCACGATGTTGAAGTAAAATACAACGCAAGTAGAATTTTACTTAAACCAGCTAGCGAAGGTACGGGAGTTATCGCGGGTGGTTCTACTCGTCCTATCGTAGAGCTTGCAGGTATTAAAGATATCTTAACTAAGTCTTTAGGTTCAAATAACTCAGCTAACGTGGTTCGTGCTACAATCAAAGCTTTAACAATGCTAAAAGGATAA
- a CDS encoding LSU ribosomal protein L18p (L5e), producing the protein MRANVLKRKLTLRIKRKKRIRAKISGCENFPRISVFKSNRTLYIQAIDDVKAVTLAAVDGRKLGVKANKEGAKKIAAEFAKVLKAKQIEQAVFDRNGYVYHGVIAALAESLRENGIRL; encoded by the coding sequence ATGAGAGCAAATGTACTAAAAAGAAAACTAACTTTAAGAATTAAAAGAAAAAAAAGAATTAGAGCAAAAATTTCAGGATGTGAAAACTTCCCAAGAATTTCTGTTTTTAAATCAAATAGAACTCTTTATATCCAAGCGATTGATGATGTTAAAGCTGTAACTTTAGCAGCAGTAGATGGACGCAAACTTGGCGTTAAAGCAAACAAAGAAGGTGCTAAAAAAATCGCTGCTGAATTTGCTAAAGTTTTAAAAGCTAAACAAATAGAACAAGCTGTGTTTGATAGAAATGGTTATGTATATCACGGAGTAATTGCAGCATTAGCTGAATCTTTAAGAGAAAATGGTATTAGGCTATAA
- a CDS encoding LSU ribosomal protein L6p (L9e): MSRIGKQPIAIPSGVEVKLEGNLLKFKKGNLAKELDTKANVNVEIKDNNILFSPKGEDRQSRAYWGTYRALAYNIVVGLTQGFSKTLEINGVGYKAALKGKVLELSLGFSHPINYDIPEGIEITVDKNNIIIKGSDKQVVGQVAAQIREFRPPEPYKGKGVKYSDERIIRKAGKTSKK, encoded by the coding sequence ATGTCTCGTATAGGTAAACAACCAATCGCTATCCCTAGTGGAGTAGAGGTTAAATTAGAAGGAAATTTGCTTAAATTTAAAAAAGGAAATTTAGCAAAAGAGCTTGATACAAAAGCGAATGTAAATGTTGAGATTAAAGATAATAACATTCTTTTCTCTCCTAAAGGTGAAGATAGACAAAGTAGAGCATATTGGGGAACTTATAGAGCTTTAGCTTACAATATCGTTGTAGGCTTAACTCAAGGTTTTTCAAAAACTCTTGAAATCAACGGAGTGGGTTATAAAGCTGCTTTAAAAGGTAAAGTTTTAGAATTAAGTCTTGGTTTTTCACATCCTATCAACTATGATATTCCAGAAGGAATTGAAATCACTGTAGATAAAAACAATATTATCATTAAAGGAAGTGATAAACAAGTAGTAGGACAAGTTGCTGCTCAAATTCGTGAATTTAGACCACCTGAGCCATATAAAGGAAAAGGCGTTAAGTATTCTGATGAACGCATTATCCGCAAAGCTGGTAAGACATCTAAAAAGTAA